Below is a genomic region from Erigeron canadensis isolate Cc75 chromosome 7, C_canadensis_v1, whole genome shotgun sequence.
GTGATAACCGGTTAAACGTATTTTCTTttagggttaagtcactggatgaccatcgtactttccttcttgtacatggctgcccatcaaaccagaaaactaagctgtatgaccaacacttttcaaatttgtacacggttgatcaaaagtttacttttttaattaccggttacattattttttgatgACGGGGCAATGAAGTGGATTATTTTTAACGATGACTTGGATGCCCAGTCAGCAATTATGTGTATAAAAACGTATTcctaatttgtataataataataataataataataataataataataataatatattgaattaacaTCAGCAGATTCCGTCCAGAAGCAGCAGACTCTAAAAAAGTTAACCAAACATAAATTCTCATATATTGAAAATGAATTCATACATGCTCATATATGGAAAACGAATTCATTTCACTAATTGTCAAATAAAtctagggttttcaaaaccccCAATTCCAAACTAAATTCAATACAAATAAATCTGTTATACATGCAACAGATCTGGAAATTTATTTCTTGATTCCAAactagggttttcaaaaccccCAAATCCAAACTAAATTCAAATACATGTACAAATTTTGGTCAACCGGacaacttttggtcaaccgtgtacaaatttgaaaagtatgttggtcatacggcttagttttctggtttgatggataaccatgtacaagaaagaaagtacgatggtcatccagtgactttTCAAATTGCGACGTCATTGTCACGtcatcaaaaaataatgaaactgGTAGAAAGgtaaacttttggtcaaccgtgtacaaatttgaaaagtatgttggtcatacagcttagttttctggtttgatgggcaaccatgtacaagaaggaaagtacgatggtcatccagtgacttaacccttTAATAACTTATCCTTAACATTTATGAACTTTAGATAATTAACTAACCCTTTTAattataactcaaaaatatataaagaaaaacacatacatttcattAGGGATTAAAAAAGCaaagatacaaaacataaaataaaataaaaccacaTACATTTTATTAGGAAACTACATAAATAAATCGGTAATCGGTGTTGGTTGAGCCGTCAGGTCGTCGAGATGGGCTAAATTTTGTCTCCCAATGTGCTCTGTAAGATCATATCGAAGACGATGATGGACATCTTCATCTTGTATCTCATCCACTTCATCTTATATTGTCCCTTCAACGCTTTAGGACAAATTTTCCAAACAAAATGCGTACAATCAAGACTTCATAGCTTTTCTGGAATCTTGTGTCTCCGTTCATGCGCTTCGTACAAGCGTGCATCGTCATGACTAGTTGGCCTACGAAAGTACTCGTCATGATATAACTCGATGATCGCGGTGCAAAAATGATCAAGGCTTTCGTGAGAAGTTCTCGCTGCCATGCATAAGTAGTCATCAAAGTTATCAGGAGGGTTAACCGTTCCGAGTTGTTCCACCACGGATGTGCATTTTTATAAGGCAGTAGAACTTTTTTTCCCCGACCGATCTACACGCTCTTGAAAATAAACGTAACGTTGCTCAATATCactaacaatttttaaaaacaacctTTGACTAATTCGAAATCTTTCACGAAACCAAACCGAGCCAAACTTTGGGTTTTCAACAAAATAGTCACGCATAAGAGTTTCGTGAGCTCGTACACGAAACTGCTCGATGTAGGCGCGGGTTTCGGTGGAACTTGTCGTGTCGTCTTCAACTGCGTCAAGAAGACTTTGCGAAATAGATAAGCTACTACGCGTGGATAAATCCGGAAATGaaaaaggaattgaaaattCTAAAGCCGAAGAAATCTCTACagacgacgacgatgatgaagatgatgaggaTAATGGAtccatatgatgaaaatatgttaatagtTGTGTTTAAATTGAGAaatatagagtaaaaatggGATTTGGCAGTGTTTAAATTCGGCTGTATATAtaggacttaaaaataaattttggcAGATTGTCACTTTTAGTCCCAAGAGCGTCCACCTTTATACCCCcagtccccccccccccccccccaacggTCACATGACCGTTTAAAAAATTAGACATTTGGTCCTTGCCTCTCATTCTCATTTTCAACCTTCCACGAGCTTGAAGCTCGCTCACCCCAGCTCACATGGAGCTCGCGATCGTGGCACTCGAAGCTACCCCAACTCGCTACAGCCCTCTCCATCTCGCACGGGAGATCGCGGTCAACTCCCTCCCCCAAATCTTCAATTGTTAGAGGAAGTCTATCCTGATTTTCTTTTGACATCATCACTTGGTTTGTGGTAGCAAAATTTGATTTAGATAACCCAACTATTTGTTATTTTGATGCAGATTGGAAGCGATCAAATGGCTCAAGAACATAATGAATAATCAACGACTATAAAATCGAACCAAAAGGTTTAAGAACATTGTTCTTCTATTTCAATAATCATTAAACTCCCTTAACAATCAAACCTAAGATCCCATTTTATAGATGAGAATAATAACAAGGAAACCATATAATTTAGAAAACTAAATCAAATAAACTAGGAAacacaacaaataaaaaatattaacattATATTGATGCTCCTACATCATTCTCCTCTTCTTCGAAAAAACTCGTCCACGAGTTTTTCCGTAACTTCCACCTGGGTCAAATGGAGCATAGGTGTCGCCTGACTCTGAACCATACCCGATCTTTTTAGTATTAAGAAATAGAACCAGCCCACAGATTCAAGATCTTCACCTATAGG
It encodes:
- the LOC122609096 gene encoding uncharacterized protein LOC122609096; amino-acid sequence: MDPLSSSSSSSSSSVEISSALEFSIPFSFPDLSTRSSLSISQSLLDAVEDDTTSSTETRAYIEQFRVRAHETLMRDYFVENPKFGSVWFRERFRISQRLFLKIVSDIEQRYVYFQERVDRSGKKTRTSHESLDHFCTAIIELYHDEYFRRPTSHDDARLYEAHERRHKIPEKL